In a single window of the Neospora caninum Liverpool complete genome, chromosome VIIa genome:
- a CDS encoding YDL036Cp-like protein, related: protein MTEKAANTSYIRADDAGRRETACRDGSVEAFRASAPGVNRKEHPAETLAPPDSLEPGGTVEVLGNASDLASNAATVMHAVEMSPVGGRRGERVPKTRGWSRPTVRIRSLEQNEAAGVSNHVDRSSLTLLPDEKHLDVLYEDDDIVVINKPAGLLTHPPQLTVGNGAFPETFLPLAKQAAFRGLTREACSVASRQTKAPPPPFQESSRDARDEEPVEVPTDPAADSIGGPSSMRVSSVQLALPEEISRPASIVHRLDIGTSGALVAAKTIAAAENLKYQWAERKVLKGYIGLCAPEIHKLQEVDAAIRRHPVQRGRMEALINDSRSGFHETVCDEKVAQNCQSNSRLGAKPGVSVFAPLGGNGVYGMFAALALTGRTHQIRAHLEYIGHPLLGDPVYGNQTVNEQFRSAHWDCIVWRDEDEPINVTFPQVV, encoded by the exons ATGACAGAAAAAGCGGCGAACACGTCCTACATAAGAGCGGATGATGCCGGCCGCCGGGAGACAGCATGCCGTGACGGCTCAGTCGAAGCTTTTCGTGCATCTGCTCCTGGCGTGAACCGCAAAGAACACCCGGCTGAGACTCTGGCGCCTCCAGACAGTTTGGAGCCAGGCGGAACTGTCGAGGTGCTGGGCAACGCTAGTGACCTGGCCTCGAACGCAGCGACTGTCATGCACGCTGTCGAAATGTCTCCGGTGGGCGGACGCCGTGGTGAACGCGTTCCAAAGACCAGGGGCTGGTCACGACCTACTGTTCGCATACGATCGCTTGAACAGAACGAGGCAGCGGGAGTGAGCAACCATGTAGATCGAAGTTCACTGACGCTGTTGCCGGATGAGAAGCATCTCGATGTCCTGTATGAAGACGACGACATCGTGGTGATTAACAAACCCGCAGGCCTTCTCACACACCCGCCCCAATTAACTGTCGGAA ACGGCGCGTTCCCAGAAACGTTTCTTCCTCTAGCCAAGCAAGCTGCTTTCCGGGGACTAACCCGCGAGGCGTGCAGTGTGGCTTCTCGCCAGACTAAGGCACCCCCCCCGCCTTTCCAAGAGAGCAGTCGTGATGCCCGTGATGAAGAACCTGTGGAAGTGCCTACAGATCCTGCAGCGGACAGTATAGGCGGGCCATCTTCGATGCGAGTGTCCAGCGTGCAGCTTGCTCTTCCGGAGGAAATATCGAGACCGGCTTCTATAGTGCACAGGCTTGATATTGGAACCAGCGGTGCTCTCGTGGCTGCAAAGACCATTGCCGCAGCGGAAAATCTGAAGTACCAGtgggcagagaggaaagtcCTCAAAGGGTACATCGGACTCTGTGCCCCAGAAATCCACAAGCTCCAAGAGGTTGATGCCGCAATCCGAAGGCACCCAgtgcagagagggagaatgGAAGCTTTGATTAACGACAGCAGATCCGGTTTCCATGAGACGGTGTGCGACGAAAAAGTCGCACAAAACTGTCAGTCTAATTCTCGCCTTGGTGCAAAaccaggtgtctccgtgtttGCTCCGCTCGGAGGCAATGGCGTGTACGGCATGTTCGCCGCACTGGCACTCACAGGAAGAACCCATCAGATCCGAGCACATCTGGAGTACATTGGCCACCCGCTCCTGGGAGATCCTGTTTATGGCAACCAGACAGTTAACGAACAGTTTCGGAG TGCACACTGGGACTGCATCGTCTGGAGAGATGAAGATGAACCAATTAACGTGACATTCCCGCAGGTGGTGTGA
- a CDS encoding Proteophosphoglycan ppg4, related — translation MAFWGVEFTTAPLLEWRMWTPFLAFVSFQFVFLIVHIAAQDALVGVIVFLSCASCVSCIVWRRAAVLLANFVMQCFLFFVLLVCAVTGASSMAGLHENKRYMALIVFQFLAFSLGLAACGALAYRFKRTAPVLPVAAPVRKPPIEFCEEVRRTSSHQSLRSNGTDSGLLTTLFGFVSSSSPSICWSQCLSDAEVKTASTEASRSLAPASEKNSPAPIDKSAALGLCNRREICAAEGREGDWFLSQSLRQDQDKEQVYQDALGSFPASSSLVACQAPSQREVPPAAQVPACALSSLAPCLNASLVGEEVSSAGALGDERDLHRDSGESIVVFSATDDKGVFFLRTTSVSPAPSPTHLDSEASSFDLAAQPLDANPQADARREPESLPPQPSDTPATTEPRRYRVGAYSCEDYAYRQTSDGEPPATYIVQLSDTDCSGGNRSPGAGADGARGSPKTGLAIEQGPPSPLQDAWKALKRKSRRSVQHAIHYLSSGEAPSDRSGNAVPVDGSGHNECGQTPQDSRTAQGGESPTGPIHEGASVSGVSIPTALGSFRPHIHRGLRSPVAMSPEDVSPSAPGSTATGDQDTTAEPSGNVQTLSDTLEAGGSHVESTVTTPGAEVKVSHGGNKIKSRVFPSSRSSDIFPELRSDDQLDQEAEHLSAQLPSGHVPEDARTACAGGRSSAASKTGWVSAGSEDRSCSQNTRYAPPSLLPGAAETQAEWPEDDFSSDEGSVNLSLSSSEADSQVGTHRDQSTGTCPSDSASADDSSNASAALIQKPTGCDNTPSRVLQGEGALP, via the coding sequence ATGGCATTCTGGGGCGTGGAATTCACGACCGCTCCACTGCTGGAGTGGCGGATGTGGACGCCGTTTCTGGCGTTTGTCAGCTTCcagttcgtcttcctcatcgTCCACATTGCGGCGCAAGATGCCCTCGTCGGTGTcatcgtttttctctcctgtgcctCGTGCGTGTCCTGCATCGTCTGGCGCCGTGCAGCGGTTCTGTTGGCGAATTTCGTGATGCagtgcttcctcttcttcgtgctGTTAGTTTGTGCAGTCACGGGGGCATCGTCCATGGCAGGACTGCACGAAAACAAGCGGTACATGGCGCTCATTGTCTTCCAATTTCTGGCTTTCTCACTTGGCCTCGCAGCCTGCGGCGCTCTGGCGTACCGCTTCAAACGAACGGCGCCGGTCCTTCCCGTCGCTGCTCCCGTTCGAAAGCCGCCGATCGAGTTCTGCGAGGAAGTTCGCCGGACTTCGTCTCACCAGAGTCTCCGTTCGAACGGCACCGACAGCGGACTGCTTACGACCTTGTTTGGATTCGTTTCCTCCAGTAGTCCGTCGATCTGTTGGAGTCAGTGCCTTTCGGACGCAGAGGTGAAGACTGCGAGTACCGAGGCGTCCCGGAGCCTCGCGCCAGCCTCTGAGAAAAACTCCCCCGCGCCGATCGACAAAAGTGCTGCGCTGGGCCTCTGCAACCGCAGAGAGATCTGCGCCGCTGAAGGTCGTGAGGGTGACTGGTTTCTGTCTCAGAGTCTCCGACAGGACCAGGACAAAGAGCAAGTCTATCAGGACGCCCTCGGAAGCTTTCCGGCGTCGTCAAGTCTTGTCGCTTGCCAGGCGCCTTCTCAAAGGGAAGTCCCTCCCGCCGCCCAAGTGCCAGCttgcgctctctcctccctaGCTCCGTGTCTCAACGCCTCTTTGGTTGGAGAAGAGGTGTCCTCTGCGGGAGCGCTCGGGGACGAGCGCGACTTGCATCGGGATTCGGGCGAGAGCATCGTGGTCTTCAGCGCAACTGACGACAAGGGAGTCTTTTTCTTGCGAACCAccagcgtctctcctgctccTTCGCCGACGCACCTGGACAGCGAAGCGTCGTCCTTCGATCTGGCTGCTCAACCTTTGGACGCGAACCCGCAGGCcgacgcgagacgagaacCGGAATCCCTCCCGCCGCAACCTTCGGACACTCCAGCGACGACCGAGCCGAGACGCTACCGTGTAGGCGCGTATTCGTGCGAAGACTATGCCTACCGGCAAACGAGTGACGGCGAGCCGCCTGCTACGTATATCGTTCAGCTCTCCGACACGGACTGCAGTGGAGGTAACCGCTCGCCCGGGGCCGGGGCAGACGGAGCGAGAGGCTCGCCGAAAACTGGCCTGGCGATCGAGCAAggtccgccgtctcctcttcaaGATGCGTGGAAGGCTCTGAAAAGGAAGTCCCGGAGGTCTGTGCAGCATGCGATCCATTACCTCAGCAGCGGTGAGGCGCCGTCCGATCGCTCCGGGAACGCGGTTCCTGTTGATGGCAGCGGGCACAACGAATGCGGCCAAACTCCACAAGACTCACGAACGGCGCAGGGCGGAGAATCGCCAACCGGGCCCATCCACGAGGGCGCCAGTGTCAGCGGAGTATCGATTCCGACGGCGCTTGGATCGTTCCGGCCGCATATTCACCGCGGCCTGCGATCCCCAGTGGCGATGTCTCCTGAAGACGTCAGCCCCTCTGCTCCTGGCAGCACAGCGACTGGCGATCAAGACACGACAGCGGAGCCTAGTGGTAACGTTCAGACGCTGTCCGACACACTAGAAGCCGGCGGTTCACACGTGGAATCCACGGTGACTACGCCGGGTGCCGAGGTGAAGGTGAGCCATGGCGGGAACAAGATAAAATCGCGCGTGTTTCCCTCGTCGAGAAGCAGCGACATTTTCCCGGAGCTACGATCTGATGATCAGCTAGACCAAGAAGCTGAGCATCTTTCGGCACAGTTACCCTCCGGACATGTGCCTGAAGACGCCCGTACAGCTTGCGCAGGTGGCCGGAGCTCAGCGGCTTCCAAAACGGGGTGGGTGTCGGCGGGGAGTGAAGACCGCAGCTGTTCACAAAACACGAGATACGCACCGCCATCGCTTCTGCCCGGTGCGGCAGAGACCCAGGCGGAATGGCCCGAAGATGATTTCTcaagcgacgaaggcagcgTCAATTTGTCCCTGAGTTCTTCGGAAGCAGATTCCCAAGTGGGGACTCACCGCGACCAATCTACTGGCACGTGTCCATCGGATTCCGCCAGTGCGGATGATTCCTCAAATGCATCTGCTGCACTCATTCAGAAGCCAACAGGCTGCGATAATACACCCTCGAGGGTTCTACAGGGGGAAGGTGCCCTACCGTAG
- a CDS encoding putative fructose-1,6-bisphosphatase — protein MDNQELLRIPLNSKGSICIPDPPRQPPLLQTRVQLELGEYVVQQAPLLKERGVSVHEISQIFTSIKLAAKVVNKIITKQGSFGLEDGSVKKQATSEDISGLASIANKRFLEALTNREVVAGVATMMQDDIIPMENCKEKNLVALIHPMDGTKQVDVNVSSGTIFSVYKRVTPAGSPVELRDFLQPGKEQVCAGYVLYGSSTIMVITLGSGVHGFTLDPSLGSFLLSHINIRIPENGKIYAINGGKINKFPYGVRAYIDYCRSKAISCRYIGSLVADFHRNMLKGGIYIYPPTFTDPTPSVSMIFQCFPLAFLAEQAGGKASDGFTRILLIQPVSLRDRIAFFCGSTHMVDGAEALMAQYKMRDGGWCFQASKTVDLGTPNAGNKRSV, from the exons ATGGACAACCAAGAGCTCCTGAGAATTCCCCTGAATTCCAAGGGATCCATCTGTATCCCCGACCCCCCGCGACAGCCGCCTCTGCTACAGACTCGTGTGCAACTGGAGCTTGGAGAATATGTCGTGCAACAAGCTCCGCTGCTGAAAGAACGCGGTGTCAGCGTCCACGAGATTTCCCAAATCTTCACCTCGATCAAACTCGCTGCGAAGGTCGTCAACAAAATTATCACCAAGCAAGGATCGTTTGGTCTCGAGG ACGGCAGCGTGAAGAAGCAGGCAACGAGCGAAGATATTTCAGGTCTTGCCAGCATCGCGAACAAGAGATTTCTGGAGGCTCTGACGAACCGCGAGGTCGTCGCCGGCGTTGCCACGATGATGCAAGATGACATTATCCCTATGGAGAACTGTAAAGAAAAG AATTTGGTTGCGCTAATCCATCCTATGGACGGCACGAAGCAGGTGGACGTGAATGTATCGTCCGGGACCATTTTTTCTGTGTACAAAAGAGTAACGCCAGCAGGATCGCCTGTTGAATTGCGTGACTTCTTGCAGCCTGGAAAAGAGCAG GTGTGTGCCGGCTACGTCTTGTACGGCTCGTCAACGATCATGGTTATCACCCTCGGTTCTGGCGTCCACGGCTTTACTTTAGATCCGTCTCTGGgatctttcctcctctctcacATCAACATTCGCATCCCCGAGAATGGCAAGATTTATGCAATTAACGGAGGCAAGATCAACAAGTTTCCGTACGGTGTCCGCGCTTACATCGACTACTGCCGCTCGAAAGCCATCTCGTGCCGGTACATTGGATCCCTCGTGGCTG ATTTTCATCGGAATATGCTGAAGGGCGGCATCTACATCTACCCGCCAACGTTCACGGATCCAACGCCCTCGGTGTCCATGATCTTTCAGTGCTTTCCGCTGGCCTTCCTGGCAGAGCAAGCGGGGGGGAAAGCAAGCGACGGGTTCACGCGCATTCTCCTGATTCAGCCGGTCAGCCTGCGAGACCGcatcgccttcttctgtggCAGCACGCACATGGTGGACGGCGCCGAGGCACTGATGGCTCAGTACAAAATGCGAGACGGCGGTTGGTGTTTCCAGGCCAGCAAGACTGTAGACCTCGGGACTCCGAACGCGGGAAACAAACGGTCTGTGTAG